Proteins encoded within one genomic window of Mesobacillus subterraneus:
- a CDS encoding YqgQ family protein has translation MKTIYDIQQFLKKFGTFIYIGDRVADLELMGGELKELYNSQLIETKDYQSAILILRQEIRMEKEKKANEKR, from the coding sequence TTGAAGACAATTTACGATATCCAGCAATTCCTGAAAAAATTCGGGACATTTATTTACATAGGTGACAGAGTGGCTGATTTAGAGCTCATGGGAGGCGAATTGAAGGAACTGTATAATTCCCAATTGATTGAGACAAAAGATTACCAGTCTGCCATTTTGATTTTAAGACAGGAAATCCGGATGGAAAAAGAAAAAAAAGCAAATGAGAAAAGGTGA
- a CDS encoding spore germination protein encodes MAEKTKHPVQENLKSNIEYLREELGIGKSFDVIQLDVEYAGREMALFLVDGFVKDDILLYIMQLLAKLEPGALDIDTLKKLVKTYIPYVEVETTDDLDKVADMVLAGPTALAVDGVAEIILIDARTYPVRGPQEPDTERVVRGSRDGFVETLVFNTALTRRRIRDRTLRMEYMQVGRRSQTDVVVSYIEDIADPEMVRKVKDSISKIDTDGLPMGEKTIEEFISGQHWNPFPTVRYTERPDTAATHLYEGHVCIIVDGSPSVLITPTTFWHHLQHAEEYRNKPLVGAYLRMVRFMAVWASLFMLPLWYLFAVKPELLPEKLAFIGPNDPGQIPLFLQFFLIEIGIDILRMTAIHTPTSLATALGLVAALMIGQVAVEVGLLTNEVILYLAIAAIGTFATPSYEMSLANRLVRIFLLVLTAAFQLYGFLIGIVLFSILLARMKSFGVPYLWPFIPFNPRAFRDVLVRSPIPLKNRRPRILKPQDPDR; translated from the coding sequence ATGGCAGAAAAAACGAAGCATCCCGTACAGGAAAATCTGAAAAGTAATATTGAGTATCTTAGAGAAGAACTTGGAATTGGCAAGAGTTTTGATGTCATCCAGCTGGATGTCGAGTATGCTGGCAGGGAAATGGCTTTGTTCCTTGTGGATGGATTCGTTAAGGACGATATCCTTCTCTATATCATGCAGTTGCTTGCGAAGCTTGAGCCTGGCGCACTGGACATTGATACACTGAAGAAACTGGTCAAGACATACATCCCTTATGTTGAAGTAGAAACGACTGACGACCTCGATAAGGTAGCAGATATGGTACTGGCCGGCCCTACGGCGCTAGCGGTAGATGGAGTGGCTGAAATCATCCTGATTGATGCTAGAACCTATCCTGTCCGCGGGCCGCAGGAACCAGATACCGAAAGGGTGGTAAGAGGCTCGAGAGATGGTTTCGTTGAAACATTGGTCTTCAATACTGCGCTTACAAGAAGAAGGATTCGTGACCGCACACTGAGAATGGAGTACATGCAGGTTGGCAGAAGGTCGCAAACGGATGTAGTAGTCAGTTACATTGAGGATATTGCTGATCCGGAGATGGTCAGGAAAGTAAAGGATTCAATCAGTAAAATAGATACAGACGGACTGCCGATGGGTGAGAAAACAATCGAGGAATTTATCTCGGGCCAGCACTGGAATCCATTTCCCACTGTAAGATACACAGAACGTCCGGATACCGCGGCAACACATTTATATGAAGGTCATGTCTGTATCATCGTTGACGGCTCGCCAAGTGTCCTTATTACGCCGACAACCTTCTGGCACCATTTACAGCATGCCGAGGAGTACCGAAATAAACCGCTTGTCGGGGCATATCTGAGAATGGTGCGCTTCATGGCTGTCTGGGCATCCTTGTTCATGCTTCCTTTATGGTATTTATTCGCGGTCAAACCAGAACTTCTCCCTGAGAAACTGGCATTTATCGGTCCGAATGATCCAGGTCAAATTCCGTTATTCCTTCAGTTCTTCCTGATTGAAATAGGAATCGATATTCTCAGGATGACCGCCATCCATACGCCGACCTCTCTGGCTACCGCACTTGGTCTTGTCGCCGCCCTGATGATTGGGCAAGTGGCAGTCGAAGTAGGTCTGCTGACAAATGAAGTCATCCTTTACCTTGCGATTGCAGCAATAGGGACTTTTGCCACACCAAGTTATGAAATGAGCCTGGCAAATCGGCTTGTAAGAATTTTTTTATTAGTATTGACTGCAGCATTCCAGTTGTACGGATTCCTGATTGGGATCGTCTTGTTCAGCATCTTGCTTGCAAGAATGAAGTCTTTTGGAGTACCTTACCTGTGGCCATTCATACCGTTCAACCCGCGCGCATTCCGCGACGTACTTGTCCGGTCTCCAATTCCATTAAAAAATAGAAGGCCGCGGATTCTCAAACCGCAGGATCCAGATCGATAA